In a single window of the Candidatus Obscuribacterales bacterium genome:
- a CDS encoding peptidylprolyl isomerase: MAITVTPLRDINADKNAPDRLINLGNNFDDPLTTGLVARFVLYDTSLGGGVAEVVLFDQAGGGAVQTVQNFQTYVNDGAYVNSIIHRSLPGFIVQGGGFTVDDFSAPSTVPIATIPTNPPVVNEFSSDRSNLRGTIAMAKVDGNPNSATSQWFFNLDDNSANLDAQNGGFTVFGQLRSNRDLAVVDAIAALPRFNIDNGGV, encoded by the coding sequence GTGGCGATTACGGTAACTCCGTTAAGGGATATTAATGCGGACAAAAATGCCCCCGACCGCTTGATTAATCTCGGCAATAATTTCGATGATCCGCTGACAACGGGATTGGTAGCTCGCTTTGTGTTGTATGACACATCCCTAGGGGGTGGTGTGGCGGAGGTGGTCTTGTTTGACCAAGCCGGGGGCGGAGCTGTGCAAACAGTGCAAAACTTTCAGACTTATGTGAACGATGGGGCCTATGTCAATTCGATTATCCATCGATCGTTGCCTGGCTTCATTGTGCAGGGGGGTGGCTTTACGGTGGATGACTTTTCTGCACCGTCTACCGTTCCAATTGCCACTATTCCCACCAATCCGCCGGTTGTCAATGAGTTCAGCAGCGATCGCTCCAACCTCCGGGGCACGATCGCCATGGCTAAGGTCGATGGCAATCCCAATAGCGCCACCAGCCAGTGGTTTTTTAACCTTGACGACAATTCGGCCAATTTGGATGCTCAAAATGGTGGATTTACGGTCTTTGGGCAACTGCGCTCCAATCGTGATTTGGCTGTTGTAGATGCGATCGCTGCCCTGCCTCGCTTCAATATCGACAATGGAGGAGTGC